A genomic stretch from uncultured Pseudodesulfovibrio sp. includes:
- the priA gene encoding primosomal protein N' yields the protein MADLWQVTLVSPPYEAWTYERPSFFPDLSAGQRVIIPFGKSHRVGIVVGPADQAPDGVEVKPMIWPLERTKLLSDEYVDMAVNLAARQMVNVGRILEIALPRGLRTAAVTFRVDKHMSNRKLPGSIRPTDLGRLDEADTLALMELWLAGRMRVRVNAKREAEERFVSLESDPPWAVRPNAKRQLRLLEYLLENGPQSMYSLRYALGDWTAAAVAKLEGVSIVRTGELTADSLAEVDEGGSVKPCGDECEYTLTDEQQVAMCAMTSTMENGGGPHLVHGVTGSGKTVLYLEMARKCLENGRSVMLLAPEVALACQLYRTVKERFPAAQTYFYHGYQSPKKRERTFKGLSIEAGPVIVIGTRSSLFLPVPSLGMVVLDEEHDESYKQEERLAYHAKEVAWFRAGLSKALLLLGSATPDVKTFHAAKQGLIAMSALKERVGDSVLPGVELVDITDIKGGSKLLAPATEEAISETVKGGGQVIVMLNRRGYAPLMYCLDCTETVRCPECEVGMTYHKGRQRVVCHYCGLTYSYPLTCKKCGGSSFVPMGEGTERLEEVLQEQLPEGTKVLRLDRDATRRQERMEEILGAFGRKEAQVLVGTQMISKGHHFPDVTLVVVADGDLGLNLPDYRSTERTFQLLVQVAGRAGRGDNPGKVLIQTRNPGHPIWTEIVAGDYAGFFDREISRRSMFKYPPFSRMALVRISFPVQYQDGPASVSLFAQVLHEYGRKLGIDVLGPAPAPLSMLRGRKRFNCLLKSDDWAKVRTLYGHMASVNPDQKSVRTSLDLDPLTTL from the coding sequence ATGGCCGATCTGTGGCAGGTAACGCTCGTCAGTCCGCCCTATGAGGCGTGGACTTATGAGCGACCTTCCTTTTTTCCTGACCTTTCTGCCGGGCAGCGGGTGATCATTCCTTTTGGCAAATCACATCGTGTGGGGATTGTTGTCGGTCCTGCTGATCAGGCTCCGGATGGGGTAGAGGTCAAGCCGATGATCTGGCCTTTGGAGCGAACCAAGCTTCTCAGCGATGAGTATGTTGACATGGCTGTGAATCTTGCGGCGCGCCAAATGGTCAATGTCGGGCGTATTCTTGAGATTGCCTTGCCTCGCGGGTTGCGTACGGCGGCAGTCACTTTTCGGGTGGACAAGCATATGTCCAACCGTAAATTGCCCGGTTCCATTCGTCCGACTGACCTTGGTCGATTGGATGAGGCGGACACCCTTGCGCTTATGGAATTGTGGCTTGCCGGAAGGATGCGGGTACGCGTCAATGCCAAGCGTGAAGCAGAAGAGCGATTTGTGTCGCTTGAATCCGATCCTCCATGGGCGGTCAGGCCTAATGCCAAACGTCAGTTGCGTCTGTTGGAATATCTCTTGGAAAACGGCCCGCAAAGTATGTATTCTTTGCGCTACGCTCTGGGCGATTGGACTGCGGCGGCGGTTGCCAAGCTGGAGGGAGTGTCCATTGTTCGCACGGGAGAATTGACGGCAGATTCGTTGGCCGAAGTGGACGAAGGCGGTTCCGTAAAACCTTGTGGTGATGAGTGTGAATACACGCTGACCGACGAACAGCAGGTCGCCATGTGTGCCATGACGTCTACCATGGAGAACGGGGGGGGGCCGCACCTTGTTCACGGAGTCACTGGTAGCGGCAAGACTGTGCTGTATCTCGAGATGGCTCGTAAATGCCTGGAAAATGGTCGTTCCGTCATGCTCCTGGCTCCTGAAGTAGCACTGGCCTGTCAATTATATCGAACAGTGAAAGAACGATTCCCAGCGGCGCAGACGTATTTTTATCATGGCTATCAGAGTCCAAAGAAACGGGAACGGACTTTTAAGGGACTCTCCATCGAAGCGGGTCCGGTGATTGTTATCGGTACTCGGTCTTCTCTTTTCCTGCCCGTGCCGAGTCTCGGAATGGTGGTGCTTGATGAGGAACATGACGAGTCCTACAAGCAGGAGGAACGACTGGCGTACCACGCCAAGGAAGTCGCCTGGTTTCGAGCCGGATTAAGCAAGGCGTTGCTTCTGCTTGGGTCTGCCACTCCAGACGTGAAGACGTTTCATGCCGCCAAGCAGGGGCTTATTGCCATGTCTGCGTTGAAAGAGCGCGTTGGCGACAGCGTTTTGCCGGGCGTTGAACTGGTCGACATCACTGATATAAAGGGGGGCAGCAAATTGTTGGCCCCAGCCACTGAAGAGGCCATCAGTGAAACTGTCAAAGGCGGGGGACAGGTCATTGTCATGCTCAACAGGCGTGGATATGCACCACTTATGTATTGCCTCGACTGTACGGAGACAGTGCGCTGTCCTGAGTGCGAAGTGGGAATGACGTACCATAAGGGGCGTCAACGGGTTGTTTGTCACTATTGTGGTCTGACATATTCCTACCCTTTGACTTGTAAGAAGTGTGGGGGATCGAGTTTTGTTCCCATGGGTGAAGGGACTGAGCGGCTGGAAGAAGTACTACAGGAACAACTCCCCGAAGGAACCAAGGTGTTGCGTCTTGACAGAGACGCTACACGACGTCAGGAACGGATGGAGGAAATCCTCGGCGCTTTTGGGCGCAAGGAGGCTCAGGTTCTCGTCGGTACTCAGATGATTTCCAAGGGGCACCACTTCCCGGATGTCACACTCGTCGTGGTTGCTGACGGAGATCTCGGCCTGAATCTGCCTGATTATCGGTCTACGGAACGGACATTTCAATTGTTGGTCCAGGTGGCCGGACGGGCCGGGCGTGGAGATAATCCTGGAAAAGTCCTCATCCAGACGCGTAATCCTGGGCATCCTATCTGGACTGAAATCGTGGCTGGGGATTACGCCGGATTCTTTGATCGAGAGATATCCCGGCGCTCCATGTTCAAATACCCGCCGTTTTCCCGGATGGCCCTTGTCCGTATTAGTTTTCCGGTTCAATATCAGGATGGTCCGGCTTCGGTATCACTGTTCGCTCAAGTCCTGCATGAGTATGGTCGGAAACTTGGTATTGATGTGCTGGGACCAGCCCCTGCGCCACTTTCCATGCTGCGGGGCCGTAAGCGGTTCAACTGTTTGCTCAAGTCTGACGACTGGGCCAAGGTGCGGACACTCTACGGGCATATGGCATCGGTAAACCCAGATCAGAAATCCGTTCGTACCAGTCTTGACCTTGATCCTTTGACGACATTGTAA
- a CDS encoding OmpH family outer membrane protein — MKRMKILMIMLGMVVLLGGTALAQTSKVGFVNPQRIINESKIGRVAQEDLARLGREKDRRVRESLAVVESLQEGLKAETMSVTEQQSKEEEMRLAVRDYERLVKNSNMEIQSEERRLIQFVMRRADSLLRDIAREMGFTMILTDPEIVGFVADSMDITDRVIHELNSMMEQGRKNAN; from the coding sequence ATGAAAAGAATGAAAATACTGATGATCATGCTCGGCATGGTCGTGCTTTTGGGCGGAACGGCTCTGGCCCAGACATCCAAAGTGGGATTCGTCAATCCTCAGCGGATTATCAATGAATCAAAGATCGGTAGAGTTGCCCAAGAGGATCTGGCTCGGCTCGGTAGAGAGAAGGACAGGAGAGTCCGGGAGTCTTTGGCTGTTGTTGAGTCGCTGCAGGAAGGCCTCAAGGCTGAAACCATGTCCGTGACAGAGCAGCAATCCAAGGAAGAGGAAATGCGACTGGCCGTTCGTGATTATGAGCGTCTCGTAAAAAACAGCAATATGGAAATCCAGAGTGAAGAGCGGCGGCTTATTCAGTTCGTTATGCGACGTGCTGATTCCCTCCTGAGGGACATTGCTAGAGAAATGGGGTTTACCATGATTCTGACGGACCCGGAAATAGTTGGTTTTGTAGCTGATTCCATGGATATTACGGATCGTGTCATCCATGAACTCAATTCGATGATGGAACAGGGACGGAAGAATGCGAACTAA